In Macaca nemestrina isolate mMacNem1 chromosome 14, mMacNem.hap1, whole genome shotgun sequence, the sequence CCTTGAGAGGACAGAGGGGAACCTGGGGGAGGGCAGAGGAGAGACCTGGGGTGGGCAGAGGGGGCCCTGGAAGGGCAGAGGGCATTCTGTGAGCAGAGGGGGGACCTTGGGGGCAAAGGGGGGGATACGGGGACAGAGGGGAGACCTGGGGGCAGAGACGGCCCTGGAAGGGCAGAGGGGATCTGGCTGGGAGCCAGATGCTCAGGGGCCGGGCCCTGGGAGGGAAGACTGTGGGCACTAAGCATCCCCAGAGCTGTCCCACAGCCCCCACCCACTGGAACTCTTTGTCTTCAGATTTCGGGGGTCTGGTATTCTATTTTCATGGCCTCAGATGACCTGAATCGGATTAAAGAAAACGGGGACTTGCGGGTCTTCGTCCGGAATATAGAACATTTGAAGAACGGCAGCCTAAAATTTGATTTCGAATTCATGTGCGTGTTGCCCATCTCAGCTGGCATCAAGAAGACCCATGCCCCTGCCACCCCAACGCATACTCTCACTCTTGCACACACAGGCTCGCACACTCAGACTCACACTCTGGCGAGAGCCTGAGCCTGTGCGTGTGACCCCTGGGGGCGGGGTGAGGTGGGAGCAGGGACTTGGTCGACCTGGCGCCGTGCTCTCCCCTAAACATGGAGATGAAATCGCCCCCCTTCCGAGGCTGGGGTGAGGCTTGAGGAGATGAGGGTGTTGGGTGGGCTGCAGCAGGGCCCAGCCCGAGAACTCAGGGCTGTGGAATGAGGCCCAGGCACTGGGAGGGGGAGCCTGTGTCCTGGAGGAGGGGTGCACTCTGCCATCGCACGTCCAGGGGGCTGGAGCTCCACTCCCGGCATCTTCCTGGCTGGCTTCCAGGGTGCAGGGGGAGTGTGTGGCCGTGGTCGTGGTCTGCGAGAAGACAGAGAAGAATGGGGAATACTCCATCAACTGTAAGTGGAAGCCAGGCTCCTCCTGGCCTGATAGCCTTTCTTCAGGGCCTGGGCCATATTCTGGTGAGCACTGACTCCGGGGATTTTAGTTCAGCCTCCAACAGCTTGATCCTGAACTGGGGGGACCCATCCTGGCACCAACTCCAGGGGGGCTCCTGGCCCAGGGGAAGCAGGGAGGCAGGTGTGTCTTGCTGGGCTCTGGGGGATGGGCCCACTAAGGGACCACCAAGGTCTGCAACCCGATGACAAGGAGGGAGGGGGCTGTGTCGCTGCCACCCACACCCTGTACAGGGGTCTCCGTTGGGCAAGCACCCTGGGCACTTCCCTTCCCCCCTCAAAAGGCCACATGACCTGGTATCCTCGCTTGTGGCCACACAGCACACCTGCCACAGGACCCCGAGGGTGTCAGGGCCAGGCCACACTGAGCCATGTCTCCACGCAGATGAGGGCAAGAACACAGTGGCCGTCTCGGAGACTGACTACAGGCTGTTCATCACCTTCCACCTCCAGAACTTCAGGAATGGGACCGAGACCCATGCGCTGGCGCTCTACGGTACCTCCGCTGTCCCCCTCTGACT encodes:
- the LOC105471908 gene encoding epididymal-specific lipocalin-9 isoform X3 — encoded protein: MPSGHRMCVDGPGSGPPRGAGSHRAAGYKEGGPRAEASTARMALLLLSLGLSIIAAQEFNPRAVVQRNYNMARISGVWYSIFMASDDLNRIKENGDLRVFVRNIEHLKNGSLKFDFEFMVQGECVAVVVVCEKTEKNGEYSINYEGKNTVAVSETDYRLFITFHLQNFRNGTETHALALYDLKKPAKSMDSAHKTSST